In the genome of Pongo pygmaeus isolate AG05252 chromosome 9, NHGRI_mPonPyg2-v2.0_pri, whole genome shotgun sequence, one region contains:
- the IFT46 gene encoding intraflagellar transport protein 46 homolog isoform X4 — protein MADNSSDEYEEENDKKKKTSQLTPQRGFSENDDDDDDDDDSSETDSDSDDDDEEHGAPLEGAYDPADYEHLPVSAEIKELFQYISRYTPQLIDLDHKLKPFIPDFIPAVGDIDAFLKVPRPDGKPDNLGLLVLDEPSTKQSDPTVLSLWLTENSKQHNITQHMKVKSLEDAEKNPKAIDTWIESISELHRSKPPATVHYTRPMPDIDTLMQEWSPEFEELLGKVSLPTAEIECSLAEYIDMICAILDIPVYKSRIQSLHLLFSLYSEFKNSQHFKALAEGKKAFTPSSNSTSQAGDMETLSFS, from the exons ATGGCTGATAACAGCAGTGATGAGTATGAAGAGGAAAATGACAAG AAGAAGAAGACCTCACAGTTGACACCTCAACGGGGCTTTAGTGAaaatgatgatgacgatgatgatgatgacgattcATCTGAAACTGATTCTGattctgatgatgatgatgaagagcATGGAGCCCCTCTGGAAGG GGCCTATGACCCTGCAGACTATGAGCATTTGCCAGTTTCTGCTGAAATTAAGGAACTCTTCCAGTACATCAGTAG GTACACACCTCAGTTGATTGACTTGGACCACAAACTGAAgcctttcattcctgattttatcCCAGCTGTCGGGGATATTGATGCATTCTTAAAG GTCCCACGTCCTGATGGAAAGCCTGACAACCTTGGCCTATTGGTATTGGATGAACCTTCTACAAAGCAGTCAGACCCTACAGTGCTCTCACTCTGGTTAACAGAGAATTCTAAGCAACACAACATCACA CAACATATGAAAGTAAAAAGCCTGGAAGATGCGGAAAAGAATCCCAAAGCCATTGACACGTGGATTGAGAGCATCTCTGAATTACACCGTTCTAAGCCCCCTGCGACTGTGCACTACACCAG GCCCATGCCCGACATTGACACACTGATGCAGGAATGGTCCCCGGAGTTTGAAGAGCTTTTGGGCAAG GTAAGCCTGCCCACAGCAGAGATTGAGTGCAGCCTGGCAGAGTACATTGACATGATCTGTG CCATTCTAGACATCCCTGTCTACAAGAGTCGGATCCAGTCCCTCCATCTGCTCTTTTCCCTCTACTCAGAATTCAAGAACTCACAG CATTTTAAAGCTCTCGCTGAAGGCAAGAAAGCATTCACTCCTTCATCCAACTCTACCTCCCAAGCTGGAGACATGGAGACATTAAGCTTCAGCTGA
- the IFT46 gene encoding intraflagellar transport protein 46 homolog isoform X3, protein MADNSSDEYEEENDKEKKKTSQLTPQRGFSENDDDDDDDDDSSETDSDSDDDDEEHGAPLEGAYDPADYEHLPVSAEIKELFQYISRYTPQLIDLDHKLKPFIPDFIPAVGDIDAFLKVPRPDGKPDNLGLLVLDEPSTKQSDPTVLSLWLTENSKQHNITQHMKVKSLEDAEKNPKAIDTWIESISELHRSKPPATVHYTRPMPDIDTLMQEWSPEFEELLGKVSLPTAEIECSLAEYIDMICAILDIPVYKSRIQSLHLLFSLYSEFKNSQHFKALAEGKKAFTPSSNSTSQAGDMETLSFS, encoded by the exons ATGGCTGATAACAGCAGTGATGAGTATGAAGAGGAAAATGACAAG GAGAAGAAGAAGACCTCACAGTTGACACCTCAACGGGGCTTTAGTGAaaatgatgatgacgatgatgatgatgacgattcATCTGAAACTGATTCTGattctgatgatgatgatgaagagcATGGAGCCCCTCTGGAAGG GGCCTATGACCCTGCAGACTATGAGCATTTGCCAGTTTCTGCTGAAATTAAGGAACTCTTCCAGTACATCAGTAG GTACACACCTCAGTTGATTGACTTGGACCACAAACTGAAgcctttcattcctgattttatcCCAGCTGTCGGGGATATTGATGCATTCTTAAAG GTCCCACGTCCTGATGGAAAGCCTGACAACCTTGGCCTATTGGTATTGGATGAACCTTCTACAAAGCAGTCAGACCCTACAGTGCTCTCACTCTGGTTAACAGAGAATTCTAAGCAACACAACATCACA CAACATATGAAAGTAAAAAGCCTGGAAGATGCGGAAAAGAATCCCAAAGCCATTGACACGTGGATTGAGAGCATCTCTGAATTACACCGTTCTAAGCCCCCTGCGACTGTGCACTACACCAG GCCCATGCCCGACATTGACACACTGATGCAGGAATGGTCCCCGGAGTTTGAAGAGCTTTTGGGCAAG GTAAGCCTGCCCACAGCAGAGATTGAGTGCAGCCTGGCAGAGTACATTGACATGATCTGTG CCATTCTAGACATCCCTGTCTACAAGAGTCGGATCCAGTCCCTCCATCTGCTCTTTTCCCTCTACTCAGAATTCAAGAACTCACAG CATTTTAAAGCTCTCGCTGAAGGCAAGAAAGCATTCACTCCTTCATCCAACTCTACCTCCCAAGCTGGAGACATGGAGACATTAAGCTTCAGCTGA
- the IFT46 gene encoding intraflagellar transport protein 46 homolog isoform X2 codes for MADNSSDEYEEENDKVLNMPQAPGHRGKDMDPVPPAPASLKCHQTPPHGLERVGWYRESQKHRKKKKTSQLTPQRGFSENDDDDDDDDDSSETDSDSDDDDEEHGAPLEGAYDPADYEHLPVSAEIKELFQYISRYTPQLIDLDHKLKPFIPDFIPAVGDIDAFLKVPRPDGKPDNLGLLVLDEPSTKQSDPTVLSLWLTENSKQHNITQHMKVKSLEDAEKNPKAIDTWIESISELHRSKPPATVHYTRPMPDIDTLMQEWSPEFEELLGKVSLPTAEIECSLAEYIDMICAILDIPVYKSRIQSLHLLFSLYSEFKNSQHFKALAEGKKAFTPSSNSTSQAGDMETLSFS; via the exons ATGGCTGATAACAGCAGTGATGAGTATGAAGAGGAAAATGACAAG GTCCTAAACATGCCACAGGCTCCAGGCCACAGAGGCAAAGACATGGACCCTGTTCCACCTGCCCCTGCAAGTCTCAAGTGCCACCAGACCCCTCCTCATGGACTTGAGAGGGTGGGATGGTACAGAGAGAGCCAGAAGCACAGAAAG AAGAAGAAGACCTCACAGTTGACACCTCAACGGGGCTTTAGTGAaaatgatgatgacgatgatgatgatgacgattcATCTGAAACTGATTCTGattctgatgatgatgatgaagagcATGGAGCCCCTCTGGAAGG GGCCTATGACCCTGCAGACTATGAGCATTTGCCAGTTTCTGCTGAAATTAAGGAACTCTTCCAGTACATCAGTAG GTACACACCTCAGTTGATTGACTTGGACCACAAACTGAAgcctttcattcctgattttatcCCAGCTGTCGGGGATATTGATGCATTCTTAAAG GTCCCACGTCCTGATGGAAAGCCTGACAACCTTGGCCTATTGGTATTGGATGAACCTTCTACAAAGCAGTCAGACCCTACAGTGCTCTCACTCTGGTTAACAGAGAATTCTAAGCAACACAACATCACA CAACATATGAAAGTAAAAAGCCTGGAAGATGCGGAAAAGAATCCCAAAGCCATTGACACGTGGATTGAGAGCATCTCTGAATTACACCGTTCTAAGCCCCCTGCGACTGTGCACTACACCAG GCCCATGCCCGACATTGACACACTGATGCAGGAATGGTCCCCGGAGTTTGAAGAGCTTTTGGGCAAG GTAAGCCTGCCCACAGCAGAGATTGAGTGCAGCCTGGCAGAGTACATTGACATGATCTGTG CCATTCTAGACATCCCTGTCTACAAGAGTCGGATCCAGTCCCTCCATCTGCTCTTTTCCCTCTACTCAGAATTCAAGAACTCACAG CATTTTAAAGCTCTCGCTGAAGGCAAGAAAGCATTCACTCCTTCATCCAACTCTACCTCCCAAGCTGGAGACATGGAGACATTAAGCTTCAGCTGA
- the IFT46 gene encoding intraflagellar transport protein 46 homolog isoform X1 codes for MADNSSDEYEEENDKVLNMPQAPGHRGKDMDPVPPAPASLKCHQTPPHGLERVGWYRESQKHRKEKKKTSQLTPQRGFSENDDDDDDDDDSSETDSDSDDDDEEHGAPLEGAYDPADYEHLPVSAEIKELFQYISRYTPQLIDLDHKLKPFIPDFIPAVGDIDAFLKVPRPDGKPDNLGLLVLDEPSTKQSDPTVLSLWLTENSKQHNITQHMKVKSLEDAEKNPKAIDTWIESISELHRSKPPATVHYTRPMPDIDTLMQEWSPEFEELLGKVSLPTAEIECSLAEYIDMICAILDIPVYKSRIQSLHLLFSLYSEFKNSQHFKALAEGKKAFTPSSNSTSQAGDMETLSFS; via the exons ATGGCTGATAACAGCAGTGATGAGTATGAAGAGGAAAATGACAAG GTCCTAAACATGCCACAGGCTCCAGGCCACAGAGGCAAAGACATGGACCCTGTTCCACCTGCCCCTGCAAGTCTCAAGTGCCACCAGACCCCTCCTCATGGACTTGAGAGGGTGGGATGGTACAGAGAGAGCCAGAAGCACAGAAAG GAGAAGAAGAAGACCTCACAGTTGACACCTCAACGGGGCTTTAGTGAaaatgatgatgacgatgatgatgatgacgattcATCTGAAACTGATTCTGattctgatgatgatgatgaagagcATGGAGCCCCTCTGGAAGG GGCCTATGACCCTGCAGACTATGAGCATTTGCCAGTTTCTGCTGAAATTAAGGAACTCTTCCAGTACATCAGTAG GTACACACCTCAGTTGATTGACTTGGACCACAAACTGAAgcctttcattcctgattttatcCCAGCTGTCGGGGATATTGATGCATTCTTAAAG GTCCCACGTCCTGATGGAAAGCCTGACAACCTTGGCCTATTGGTATTGGATGAACCTTCTACAAAGCAGTCAGACCCTACAGTGCTCTCACTCTGGTTAACAGAGAATTCTAAGCAACACAACATCACA CAACATATGAAAGTAAAAAGCCTGGAAGATGCGGAAAAGAATCCCAAAGCCATTGACACGTGGATTGAGAGCATCTCTGAATTACACCGTTCTAAGCCCCCTGCGACTGTGCACTACACCAG GCCCATGCCCGACATTGACACACTGATGCAGGAATGGTCCCCGGAGTTTGAAGAGCTTTTGGGCAAG GTAAGCCTGCCCACAGCAGAGATTGAGTGCAGCCTGGCAGAGTACATTGACATGATCTGTG CCATTCTAGACATCCCTGTCTACAAGAGTCGGATCCAGTCCCTCCATCTGCTCTTTTCCCTCTACTCAGAATTCAAGAACTCACAG CATTTTAAAGCTCTCGCTGAAGGCAAGAAAGCATTCACTCCTTCATCCAACTCTACCTCCCAAGCTGGAGACATGGAGACATTAAGCTTCAGCTGA